In Pelodictyon luteolum DSM 273, the genomic stretch TTGTTTCGATGGTGACCGGCTTCAGCGGGTTGTCGTTGGGGTCGGTATTGACGGCGGCGATGCTGTCAACAACCTCAATGCCTGATTCCACCACTCCGAACACGGTGTACTGTCCGTCAAGGAAGTCGTTGTCAGCCTGGTTGATGTAGAACTGGCTGCCTGAAGACGCCTTCTGGGGGTTGTTGTCCCGGGCGGCGGCAAGGGTTCCTTTTTTATTGGGGTGGCTGATTTCGGCCGGGACTTTGTAGGATGGTCCGCCGGTGCCGTGCAGCATACGCTTGTCGTCATGGCGGGAGAGGGGGTCGCCGGTCTGTATCATGAACCCTTCAATGACGCGGTGGAATCGGATGCCGTCGTAGTATTGTTCACCAACGAGTTTCATGAAGTTGTCTCGGTGCTGCGGGGTATCGTCATACAGGCTGATCTGAATGTCCCCGAGGCTGGTCTTGATGATGTAGGATGCTGCCATGGTGTGTCCTGTTTACTGAGTGTTGTTCGTGAATTACTTGTTGGAGACCTCTTGCATTCCTGAAATCTTCCAGAGAGCCTGCTGCGCTGCTCTGGCTCCCGACGAACCGGGGTAACGGTCGACGACCTGCCCGAAGAGTTCGCCGGCTTTTTCAGTATCCCCGGCGCCAAGACGGCAGTCTGCGGCAGCCATAAGGTACTGGGCTTTGAGTGCATTGTTTTCTGCTTTTTCCGATGCGGAGAGAAAGCTTTTTGCTGCGGCGTCATACTGCTGCAGGTCGCTCTGGCAGGATGCTTTGCCGGCAATAGCTGCTGCCGCGAGGTCTGGGCTCACTGGTGATGCGGCATCGAAAGCTTTCAGTGCATCCTTGGGCTTTCCAATTGCGTAGTATGCGTTGGCGAGCAGCAGCTCTGCCATTTCACCGCTGGGAGTGCCGTTGTACTGTTCCGCGATGGTTTTCAGTCCGGGTTCTTTCTCTGTGCCATCGATGGCTCTCTGGAAATCGCCCCGATCGAAGGCCATGGCAGCAGCAGCCATCATCGGCGCAGCCTCGTTTTCCCTCGAGGCCTGCCGCTCTGTCCAGAAGAAGATGGCGGCGCCTCCGATGAGGATCAGGATAAGAGCTCCAGCAATGAGGTTCTTGTAGCGGATGGCGAAGTAGAGGAGGTTGTCGACCGCGGTCTTTTTTTCTTCGGTGCGGATTGGCTGTATGTCGTTATCGTTCATGGCTGTGGTTTCGTGTTGGCGGCCGTCGGCCGTATTTCGATTCAGAACCTAAACAAGTTTGACGGAAATTGCAAAGGAGTGGGCTGTTTCAGGCGCTGATTCCGAATGCGTCGAGGGTGTTTTGATAGATCGCTTCAGCTGCGGCAGCAGGAGAGATTTCTCTGGCATCGGCAATGGCCTCGGCAACGAGACGGACATGGGCCGGTTCGTTCCGCTTTCCCCTGAATGGCACGGGGGCGAGGTAGGGTGCATCGGTTTCGGCCAGCAGGCTTGCAAGCGGGACACTGCGT encodes the following:
- a CDS encoding peptidylprolyl isomerase, whose protein sequence is MAASYIIKTSLGDIQISLYDDTPQHRDNFMKLVGEQYYDGIRFHRVIEGFMIQTGDPLSRHDDKRMLHGTGGPSYKVPAEISHPNKKGTLAAARDNNPQKASSGSQFYINQADNDFLDGQYTVFGVVESGIEVVDSIAAVNTDPNDNPLKPVTIETIVEAPKA
- a CDS encoding tetratricopeptide repeat protein, translated to MNDNDIQPIRTEEKKTAVDNLLYFAIRYKNLIAGALILILIGGAAIFFWTERQASRENEAAPMMAAAAMAFDRGDFQRAIDGTEKEPGLKTIAEQYNGTPSGEMAELLLANAYYAIGKPKDALKAFDAASPVSPDLAAAAIAGKASCQSDLQQYDAAAKSFLSASEKAENNALKAQYLMAAADCRLGAGDTEKAGELFGQVVDRYPGSSGARAAQQALWKISGMQEVSNK